Genomic window (Enterobacteriaceae bacterium 4M9):
TTCAATGGACAGCACGTTATGGCTGTCCAGTTCGTCGCGCCCGGAGATACACCGTAGCTGGAGTTGTTCAGGGATAATGCGCGGTTCAAAGCTCAGGATGGCCTGGGTGAGGTTTTTCTGGATGTCCGGCCATTCGATTTCCGACATGCGGCGGCCCGCCAGCGGCGTGATGCCGTAGTTCACTGTCGAGCGCCGTACCTCGGAAAAGGCCTTCAGGTCAATCTGCGCCTCGTTGTTGTTGCAGTTAAACAGCCACTGCAAATCGCGCAGAATGATTTTGCGCAGCACGCTGTGGGAGATGCTGCGGTTTGACTCTGCCTCACGCTTTTTCTGCGGCTCCAGGTCGGTCAGCCGGTCAAACAGCGTGGGAAAAAGCTGGCTGCGGGGCGACACGGTATCGCGCTTTTTGCGTGACTGCGGCCCGTTCATTGCAGCGCCTCCTCCCGAAACTGGATACTGCGCAGGGGCAGGATCGCAAACTCGTCGTTATCAGTCAGCAGGGTTTTCTGCCCTATGCCCGTGTAGTGGCCCTCCCGCCCGAGCGTCAGCCAGTCGGTCTTGCGGCCCAGGCGGAACTCATCCGGCGTGTCTTCCAACAGC
Coding sequences:
- the tssE gene encoding type VI secretion system baseplate subunit TssE, encoding MNGPQSRKKRDTVSPRSQLFPTLFDRLTDLEPQKKREAESNRSISHSVLRKIILRDLQWLFNCNNNEAQIDLKAFSEVRRSTVNYGITPLAGRRMSEIEWPDIQKNLTQAILSFEPRIIPEQLQLRCISGRDELDSHNVLSIEIRGQLWCSPWPLEFCFRSDIDLENGYFNLRDIG